The Geomonas ferrireducens genome includes a window with the following:
- a CDS encoding thiamine pyrophosphate-dependent enzyme, giving the protein MQQVFKRPQSLKDVQTHFCPGCHHGTIHRLVADAMDLYGVQDKTIGVASVGCSVFLYGYFDIDVVEAPHGRAPAVATGVKRAKPDNFVFTYQGDGDLAAIGTAEIIHAANRGEDITVVFVNNTTYGMTGGQMAPTTLVGQKTSTSPYGRDKSKDGSPIRMAELMAQLGGVAYSARVAVDSPKHVLEAKKVMREAFGYQAEGKGFSFVEVLSSCPTNWGMNPLKANARVGEEMIPYFPLGIFKKEEA; this is encoded by the coding sequence ATGCAGCAGGTTTTCAAAAGACCGCAAAGTTTGAAGGATGTTCAGACCCATTTCTGTCCCGGCTGTCATCACGGCACCATTCACCGCCTGGTGGCCGACGCGATGGATCTGTACGGCGTCCAGGATAAAACCATCGGCGTGGCCTCGGTCGGCTGCTCCGTGTTCCTTTACGGCTATTTCGACATCGACGTAGTGGAGGCCCCGCACGGCAGGGCGCCCGCGGTCGCCACCGGTGTGAAGCGCGCGAAGCCCGACAACTTCGTCTTCACCTACCAGGGTGACGGCGACCTTGCCGCCATCGGCACCGCGGAGATCATCCATGCCGCGAACCGCGGCGAGGACATCACCGTCGTCTTCGTGAACAACACCACCTACGGCATGACCGGCGGCCAGATGGCCCCCACCACCCTGGTGGGCCAGAAGACCTCCACCTCGCCGTACGGCAGGGACAAGTCGAAGGACGGTTCCCCAATCCGGATGGCGGAGCTGATGGCGCAGTTGGGCGGCGTCGCCTACTCGGCGCGTGTCGCAGTGGACTCGCCCAAGCATGTTCTCGAGGCCAAGAAGGTGATGCGCGAGGCGTTCGGGTACCAGGCCGAGGGGAAAGGGTTCTCTTTCGTGGAGGTGCTTTCCTCCTGTCCGACCAACTGGGGGATGAATCCCCTCAAGGCGAACGCGCGGGTAGGCGAGGAGATGATTCCGTATTTCCCGCTCGGCATCTTCAAGAAAGAAGAGGCCTAG
- a CDS encoding 3-methyl-2-oxobutanoate dehydrogenase subunit VorB produces the protein MSKRLFVKGNEAAAMGAVEAGCRYYFGYPITPQSDIPEYLSRELPKLNGEFIQAESEIGAINMLLGASACGVRAMTSSSSPGISLKQEGISYMAGAELPGVIINISRSGPGLGGIDASQSDYFQSVKGGGHGGYHIPVLAPNSVQEMYDLTMHAFDLADLYRTPVMLLGDSVIGQMKEALVPNARPVRELPEKGWAVRGKSGAEQRVVKSLFLGDGELEAHNWRLHAKYQVMKEKECISEEYETADARLIVTGFGSVARIAHTAVAMAREEGMKVGLFRPVTLFPFPEKALAEAAGRAGKVLVVELNTGQMVEDVRLSVGAAAQVSFYGRPPGAGSLPSPEELLEVIRKQYDDTAR, from the coding sequence TTGTCTAAACGGCTGTTTGTTAAAGGAAATGAAGCCGCGGCCATGGGGGCTGTCGAAGCCGGCTGCCGCTACTACTTCGGCTATCCGATCACCCCGCAAAGCGACATTCCGGAATATCTCTCGCGTGAGCTTCCGAAGCTGAACGGCGAGTTCATCCAGGCTGAGAGCGAGATCGGTGCGATCAACATGCTCCTGGGCGCCTCCGCATGCGGCGTGCGCGCCATGACCTCCTCCTCGAGCCCGGGGATCTCGCTCAAGCAGGAAGGGATCTCCTACATGGCCGGCGCGGAACTCCCCGGCGTGATCATCAACATCTCGCGTTCCGGACCGGGCCTTGGCGGCATCGACGCCTCCCAGTCCGATTATTTTCAGTCCGTGAAGGGCGGCGGGCACGGTGGCTACCACATCCCCGTCCTCGCCCCGAACTCGGTGCAGGAGATGTACGACCTCACCATGCACGCCTTCGATCTCGCCGACCTGTACCGCACCCCGGTCATGCTCCTGGGGGACTCGGTGATCGGGCAGATGAAGGAGGCGCTCGTCCCGAACGCACGTCCGGTGCGTGAACTCCCGGAGAAGGGATGGGCGGTGCGCGGCAAAAGCGGCGCCGAGCAGCGCGTGGTTAAATCGCTGTTCCTGGGCGACGGCGAGCTCGAGGCGCACAACTGGCGCCTGCACGCGAAGTACCAGGTGATGAAGGAGAAGGAGTGTATCAGCGAGGAGTACGAGACTGCCGACGCCCGTCTCATCGTCACCGGCTTCGGCTCCGTCGCCAGGATCGCCCATACTGCCGTCGCCATGGCCCGTGAGGAGGGGATGAAGGTCGGTCTTTTCCGTCCGGTCACCCTGTTCCCGTTCCCTGAGAAGGCCCTTGCCGAGGCTGCCGGTCGTGCCGGCAAGGTGCTGGTCGTGGAACTCAACACCGGACAGATGGTCGAGGACGTGCGCCTCTCCGTTGGCGCCGCGGCGCAGGTCTCCTTCTATGGCAGGCCGCCGGGAGCCGGCTCGCTGCCGTCGCCAGAGGAACTTCTCGAGGTGATCAGGAAGCAGTACGACGACACGGCGCGCTAG
- a CDS encoding 4Fe-4S binding protein, protein MGRIVIDEMRCKGCGICTIACPKKLIRLCEKVNIQGYAPAEAPNLEQCTGCALCAEICPDVAITVFK, encoded by the coding sequence ATGGGAAGAATTGTAATAGACGAGATGCGCTGCAAGGGTTGCGGTATCTGCACGATTGCTTGCCCGAAGAAGCTGATCAGGCTCTGCGAGAAGGTCAATATCCAGGGTTACGCACCTGCTGAAGCTCCCAATCTGGAGCAGTGTACCGGGTGCGCTCTCTGCGCCGAAATCTGTCCTGACGTTGCCATAACCGTCTTCAAGTAA
- a CDS encoding MucR family transcriptional regulator: protein MASSLLELTASIVSSHASVTEMSGDDLLLELQKVHGALQKLEVETGEGMEVGGERGPALTLKKAFQPDQISCMLCGKTGMKTLARHLAQVHGVKPGEYRKQFGIPSNQALTARNFSEARRRMAQEKGLADNLAKARAVRAAKLAAKGGAEKKPVKQPRASKQKQQMSA from the coding sequence ATGGCATCATCACTGCTCGAGTTGACGGCCAGTATTGTCTCTTCACATGCCTCGGTTACAGAGATGTCAGGCGACGATCTGCTTCTTGAACTGCAGAAGGTGCATGGCGCACTGCAGAAACTCGAAGTGGAAACAGGCGAGGGAATGGAGGTGGGCGGCGAAAGGGGACCGGCGCTTACCCTGAAAAAGGCGTTCCAACCGGACCAGATAAGCTGCATGTTGTGCGGCAAGACCGGCATGAAGACGCTCGCGCGCCATCTTGCCCAGGTACATGGAGTAAAACCCGGAGAGTACAGAAAACAGTTCGGCATCCCGAGTAACCAGGCGCTGACCGCAAGGAACTTCTCCGAGGCACGCAGGCGTATGGCCCAGGAGAAGGGGCTCGCCGACAACTTGGCCAAGGCGCGCGCCGTCCGCGCCGCAAAGCTTGCCGCCAAGGGGGGCGCGGAAAAAAAGCCGGTGAAACAGCCCCGCGCCTCGAAACAGAAGCAGCAGATGAGCGCCTGA
- a CDS encoding pseudouridine synthase, translating to MQERLQKILSQAGIASRRESENIITSGRVAVNGTVVTELGTKADLETDTITVDGKPIAVEEKRVYLLLYKPVGYMTTMKDPEGRPIVSDLLKGVQERVYPVGRLDYNTEGLLLLTNDGAFANMLMHPSHEVDKGYLVRVSGHVTAVQIKKLSEGVKLEDGMTAPAKVAQVSESENNSWISITIHEGRYRQVRRMCEAVGLNVVRLKRARYDFLEIGEMKPGEFRELTAEEVTKLKRKIVAVGTGRGPKKTGVVARRKIAPRR from the coding sequence ATGCAGGAGCGTTTGCAAAAGATACTGTCGCAGGCGGGCATCGCCTCGCGGCGCGAGTCGGAAAACATCATCACCTCGGGGCGTGTGGCCGTGAATGGCACGGTGGTCACCGAGCTCGGCACCAAGGCGGACCTGGAAACCGATACCATCACGGTGGACGGCAAGCCGATCGCCGTTGAGGAAAAGCGAGTCTACCTGCTTCTGTACAAGCCGGTAGGGTACATGACCACCATGAAGGACCCCGAGGGGCGCCCCATCGTCTCCGATCTTCTCAAAGGGGTGCAGGAGCGGGTGTATCCCGTCGGTCGACTCGATTACAACACGGAAGGGCTCCTGCTGCTCACCAACGACGGTGCTTTCGCCAACATGCTGATGCACCCCAGCCACGAGGTGGACAAGGGATACCTGGTCCGGGTGAGCGGGCACGTCACCGCGGTACAGATAAAAAAGCTCTCCGAGGGGGTGAAGCTGGAGGACGGCATGACCGCTCCGGCGAAGGTCGCGCAGGTGAGCGAGAGCGAGAACAACTCCTGGATCTCCATCACCATCCACGAGGGGCGCTACCGCCAGGTGCGGCGCATGTGCGAGGCGGTGGGGCTGAACGTCGTGCGCCTGAAGCGCGCGCGCTACGACTTCCTGGAGATCGGCGAGATGAAGCCGGGCGAGTTCAGGGAGCTCACTGCTGAAGAGGTAACCAAGCTGAAAAGGAAGATCGTTGCGGTCGGTACCGGCCGGGGTCCGAAAAAGACCGGTGTGGTGGCGAGAAGAAAGATCGCGCCGCGTCGTTAG
- a CDS encoding DUF445 domain-containing protein: MQMTDVRTAALKKNKTVAGALLVGAALLFVVARLQHGSGAWGWVAAFAEAAMVGALADWFAVVALFRHPMGLPIPHTAIVAEKKETIADNLGQFIQEKFLATEVLVERMRAFDPARRLCDYLVSRQNAEGLATGITRVISESIDFLEDERVSKVVSAALSDRVEKFDAASSAGTLLESLRSESRHQVVLDELLRRLGGWLAKPEAQEKVAIALDNWVDTEYPLLSKFIPNRPQFARNAGEKIVRKVSGFLEAVNADPSHELRHEFDRAVGDFIVKLKHDTAMRARVEELKQELVGNEQLGHYARGLVGDLKAWVVQDLEREHSAIRHKVADAAVALGNTLSKSGELSDSINEHLEGVVRKYADGLRTGFAKHISGTVKEWDNEEFIKEIELSIGSDLQFIRMNGTLVGGMIGILLHAASLVIG, encoded by the coding sequence ATGCAGATGACGGATGTAAGAACCGCAGCTTTGAAAAAGAACAAGACCGTAGCCGGTGCACTCCTTGTCGGGGCCGCCCTGCTCTTTGTCGTCGCACGCCTGCAGCACGGCAGCGGGGCCTGGGGGTGGGTTGCCGCCTTCGCCGAGGCCGCCATGGTCGGCGCTCTCGCGGACTGGTTTGCCGTAGTCGCCCTCTTCAGGCACCCGATGGGGCTTCCCATCCCCCACACCGCCATCGTTGCGGAGAAGAAGGAGACCATCGCCGACAACCTAGGCCAGTTCATCCAGGAGAAGTTTCTGGCCACCGAGGTGCTGGTCGAGAGGATGCGGGCCTTCGACCCGGCACGGCGCCTGTGCGATTACCTCGTCTCCCGGCAAAACGCCGAGGGACTTGCCACCGGGATCACCCGGGTCATCTCCGAGTCGATCGACTTCCTCGAAGACGAGAGGGTCAGCAAGGTGGTGAGTGCGGCGCTTAGCGACCGGGTGGAGAAGTTCGATGCCGCCTCTTCCGCGGGGACACTGCTGGAAAGCCTCAGGAGTGAGAGCCGGCACCAGGTGGTGCTGGACGAGCTGCTGCGCCGCCTCGGGGGATGGCTCGCGAAACCGGAAGCGCAGGAGAAGGTGGCCATCGCCCTAGACAACTGGGTGGATACCGAATATCCGCTGCTCAGCAAGTTCATCCCGAACCGTCCCCAGTTCGCCAGAAACGCCGGGGAGAAGATTGTGAGGAAGGTAAGCGGCTTCCTCGAGGCGGTGAACGCCGACCCGAGCCACGAGCTGCGCCACGAGTTCGACCGCGCGGTCGGGGATTTCATCGTGAAGCTGAAGCACGACACGGCGATGAGGGCAAGGGTCGAGGAGTTGAAGCAGGAGTTGGTGGGGAACGAGCAACTGGGGCACTACGCCCGGGGGCTGGTCGGCGACCTGAAGGCCTGGGTGGTTCAAGACCTGGAGCGGGAGCATTCCGCGATCAGGCACAAGGTTGCAGACGCAGCGGTTGCCCTCGGCAACACCCTCTCGAAGAGCGGCGAGCTTTCCGATTCCATCAACGAGCACCTGGAAGGGGTGGTGCGTAAATACGCCGACGGGCTTAGGACCGGGTTCGCGAAACACATCTCCGGGACGGTGAAGGAGTGGGACAACGAGGAGTTCATCAAGGAGATCGAGCTCAGCATCGGTTCGGACCTGCAGTTCATCAGGATGAACGGAACGCTGGTCGGCGGCATGATCGGCATCCTGCTGCACGCGGCGTCGCTTGTCATCGGGTAG